The genomic interval CGGGGCTGGGGCAGCGGCAATTCTTTTTGGACTAACAGGTAGGCGTCGTCTAAACGTTGGCAAGGTTCTAGCAGGGGCGGGGCTAGGTGCACTCGGCGGTTGGTTATTGGGTAAGCAAACGGTAGATGTGGTTGTGATTGACCCAAACAGTGATCTAACATTGACATTAAATTCAGATTTAGTTCTGCGTTAACTGGAAAATAGGGCGTAGGGACAGGAGTTAGAGCAGAGATTTCTCCTGGTTTGGGGAAAGCACACGCCCTTGACGATATCCATAAAAGGTCGCTATCAGGACTCCTTCAAAATTGGAGAGGGAGACAGGAAATTTTCATATTTAAGGGAAACCTTTGGTAGTCTGGAAATGGAAAAGTGGCTCACTCTCCATGCGCCTAATTTCTCTTAACAAAGAGTAGTAGCCATTGCCGCTGAAGATTTAGCCACTTGACTCAAATCGTCCTACTTATCTCTGGCTAGTTATTTTCTGATTCCTGTTACCTGGATTTAAAATGGCAAAACACACACAGGCGCACCTGTCTCGCACCATTGAAAAAAATAAACCCAGTGGAATGAAAGACATGACCAAGCGCCAAATGGAATACTACATGGGGGCAAAATTGATTGAACTTGGTATTGACCCCAAATCAGCCATTTATCGCTGGTCTATGGAAACCAAGAGTAATAGCGAAGTTTGGACCTACAGTGCCTATTGGGCGGACTCGAAAGAAAGATTACTGCAACAAGAACAAGGATCTTAGAAGCCGAAATTTAGCACGTTCGAGAATTAATTGAGACGGGTTAACCAGAAGCTTGGTTTTATTTCCTTAAAGTTTCCTTTTGATATAGGGGAATGTCAATCAGAAACGCTGCGCCCGCTCCAGTTTCTGAAATACATTGGAGCTTTCCCCCATGTTTTTCAACGATAATTTGATAGCTGATTGACAATCCCAAGCCCGTGCCTTTACCAACTGACTTGGTGGTAAAAAATGGATCAAACAGCCTCGCCCTGACTGCCTCTGTCATTCCTGGTCCGTTATCAGCAACTTTGATCCTGACATGGTTTGGTTTTTGAAGCTCTGTAGTAATTGTAATTTTGCTAGGATTCTGACGAATTTCTGATACTGATCGCTGGTTGTCGTAGCTATGCAAGGCATCGATCGCATTACTCAAAAGATTCATAAATACCTGATTTAATTGCCCTGCAAAGCACTCTACCAAAGGTAAATCTCCATACTGTTTAACGACTTCAATCGCAGGATGCTCCACCTTTCCTTTTAACCGATTCTGCAAAATTAACAGCGTACTATCAATCCCTTCATGAATATCAACCGCTTTCATCTCTGCCTCATCTAGCCGGGAGAAGTTACGCAAAGAAAGCACAATTTGGCGGATTCGATCTGCCCCTAGCTTCATCGAAGAAAGCAGTTTCGGCAAATCTTCTAACAGAAAATTTAGATCAATCTTTTCAATATGATGATTAATTTGGGGAGCTGGATCGGGGTAAATCTGCTGATAAAGATTTAAAAGTTCTATCAAGTCTTGGGTATATTCAGTAGCATGTTTTAGATTACCGTAAATAAAATTAACTGGATTATTAATTTCGTGGGCAACTCCAGCAACTAACTGCCCCAAACCTGACATTTTTTCAGTCTGGATTAATTGTGTCTGAGTTTGCTGCAACTCCCTCAGTGCTTTCTTTAACTTTGCAGCTTGTGCTTCAGCAATTTCAGCCAGATTCTCCTTAATTTGCAAAGCGCTCTTTAATTGGGTCTGTTGCTGCTTTAACTCCTCCGTTAGCTTTTTTGCATCAGCCAGGGCTGTATTCTTGGCTTGTAATAAAAAAAGAAAATCAATGATGGGATCATGGACAGCAAAATCCTTTAGCTTCAGCCCTAAAGGGGCGAGACTGGCAGTGTCCGTTACCCAGGGAGATCCCAGAAAAAAGAGAATGTCCACATCTTCCAGGTACATCATTTGTCCCTTTAGCTGCATTCCATTCTGAAAAGACTTCAGGATAAAAAGGGAACGGCACTGCTTTCTAATTGCATCAAATTCAAATTCCACCTTCGGGCGATCGATTTGAAAATGGTGTTCAAATTGGCTACCGACTAATTCACTAACACTGATTCGCCGCAGCACTTCTCCGACTTGAAGAATTTCGAGATCGCGATTAAATGCAAAATGAAACGGAAAGGCATTGGAAAATAAAAGCGGCGGCAAACAGAGGTAAGGAGCAACCATGATTCATTCAAGTTTGTTTATATTGGATCGAAAATTCATCATATTCAGCCCCCTCTTCTCGGCTTGCAGTTTGAGTAACTTCAACTTCTGTATCAAATCGGGTTCCTAACCCTTTGACTAATCCCACCACCATAGGAGCCAGCCCTTCCCGGCTGGAGTGATATTGCAGATTGAGAGATGCTTCCGTTTGATCGGTACAGTCAAAAGATGGCGGTCTAAGTTGGGGAAAAATCACACCAACACGGGAATGGAGATTGTCGAGATTTTCTAGAAATTCCGGCAAATTATCACCGCTCATTTCCATCATCTCGCCATAGCCTTCCTGAGCTGTGTACTTCACCCAAAACTCTCCAAAGGCTTGCATAATTTCGGCAGCAGATAATCCCAAGACTTCGCTCGCTGCTTTTACCAGTTTGTGGGTGACATCATCAGGGTAACCTTCCATACTGATAAAGCTATCCATCTCCAAGTCGGCTTTCTGTTTAATTTCCTTCCAGGTTCCTTCGCCAAACTGCCTGCACACCATATCCTCGATCGCTTTGTTGACCAAACCGTACATAAAAACCTCCGATTGAAGTAACAACTGGTTTGCCCGATTGTCCTAGGGTGCCCGTTTTTTTTCGTTAGTGGCAATTCAATTGATAAATTCTGCTGATAGAAGGCACCCGGCTTTCTGGCCATCTAAAGGCTTAGAGAAGAAATAGCCCTGCCCACTTTCACAATGCAGTTCCCTTAAGCGAGCAAGCTGTTGAGCGGTTTCAACCCCCTCAGCCACAGCATCCATCCCTAAACTGCGCGCAAGCATAATAACTGTACGAATAATTTCCAGCTTTTCAGTGTCCGTATCAACACTTTGAATAAATGAGCGATCGATTTTCAAAGTACTAACTGGAAAGCGATTGAGATAACTTAGAGATGAATAACCTGTGCCAAAATCATCCATTGATAACTGAATTCCCAATGCTTGAAGCTGCAATAGACTGGCAGTGGTAGACTCTACGTTATCCATCAGAATGCTTTCAGTAATTTCCAATTTCAAGCTTTTAGCATCCAACCCAGTCTCTTGTAGAATCTGTTGAATTTGTGGTGTGAAATTAGCTTGAGAGAATTGCTTACCAGAAATATTGACACTAATCGTCAAGTGATCGGCGGCGGAAAATTCCTGTTGCCAGTAGCGCATTTGACGGCAAGCTTCCTGCAACACCCAGTTTCCCAGGGGAATTATCAACCCAGTCTCCTCCGCCACTGGAATAAACTCACCTGGAGCAACTAAACCGCGCTCTGGGTGGCACCAACGAACCAATGCTTCAAATCCAGTAATTTTTTGGCTTTCAAGGGACACGATCGGCTGGTAATGTAACTGAAATTCCTGGCGTTCCAACGCTCGGCGCAGGTCAGTCTCTAACTGCAAGAGGGCAACTGCCCGCACAT from Kovacikia minuta CCNUW1 carries:
- a CDS encoding ATP-binding protein, whose amino-acid sequence is MVAPYLCLPPLLFSNAFPFHFAFNRDLEILQVGEVLRRISVSELVGSQFEHHFQIDRPKVEFEFDAIRKQCRSLFILKSFQNGMQLKGQMMYLEDVDILFFLGSPWVTDTASLAPLGLKLKDFAVHDPIIDFLFLLQAKNTALADAKKLTEELKQQQTQLKSALQIKENLAEIAEAQAAKLKKALRELQQTQTQLIQTEKMSGLGQLVAGVAHEINNPVNFIYGNLKHATEYTQDLIELLNLYQQIYPDPAPQINHHIEKIDLNFLLEDLPKLLSSMKLGADRIRQIVLSLRNFSRLDEAEMKAVDIHEGIDSTLLILQNRLKGKVEHPAIEVVKQYGDLPLVECFAGQLNQVFMNLLSNAIDALHSYDNQRSVSEIRQNPSKITITTELQKPNHVRIKVADNGPGMTEAVRARLFDPFFTTKSVGKGTGLGLSISYQIIVEKHGGKLQCISETGAGAAFLIDIPLYQKETLRK
- a CDS encoding heme NO-binding domain-containing protein, which encodes MYGLVNKAIEDMVCRQFGEGTWKEIKQKADLEMDSFISMEGYPDDVTHKLVKAASEVLGLSAAEIMQAFGEFWVKYTAQEGYGEMMEMSGDNLPEFLENLDNLHSRVGVIFPQLRPPSFDCTDQTEASLNLQYHSSREGLAPMVVGLVKGLGTRFDTEVEVTQTASREEGAEYDEFSIQYKQT